From Pseudomonas sp. CCI4.2, one genomic window encodes:
- a CDS encoding RDD family protein, giving the protein MSTHQLRPQGDFPIAGLGRRLAAMVYDTLLCIALLMVTTLVYKLILMAFVGEAKLRALSEAGTLDGDPLLSTILLFVLFGFFAKFWTHSGQTLGMQVWGIRVQNADGTGISLWQALLRFVVSIGSWLCVGLGFFWVLFDKQKRSWHDMYSDTQLVRVPKQKG; this is encoded by the coding sequence ATGTCGACACATCAGCTTCGTCCCCAAGGTGACTTTCCCATTGCGGGGCTAGGTCGTCGCTTGGCAGCAATGGTTTACGACACCCTGCTTTGCATCGCCCTGCTCATGGTCACCACCCTGGTGTACAAACTGATTTTGATGGCGTTTGTCGGCGAAGCCAAACTGCGAGCCTTATCAGAAGCTGGCACGCTGGATGGCGACCCGTTGCTGTCAACGATCCTGCTGTTTGTGCTGTTCGGCTTCTTCGCGAAATTCTGGACCCACTCGGGTCAAACCCTCGGCATGCAGGTCTGGGGCATCCGCGTGCAAAACGCCGACGGCACCGGCATCAGCCTGTGGCAGGCGCTGCTGCGCTTCGTGGTCTCGATCGGCTCGTGGCTCTGCGTAGGGCTGGGGTTTTTCTGGGTGCTCTTTGACAAGCAGAAACGTAGCTGGCATGACATGTATTCCGACACACAGTTGGTACGGGTGCCGAAGCAGAAGGGATGA
- a CDS encoding cold-shock protein: MAERQSGTVKWFNDEKGFGFITPESGPDLFVHFRAIQGNGFKSLKEGQKVTFISVQGQKGLQADEVQAEG; the protein is encoded by the coding sequence ATGGCTGAACGTCAGAGCGGTACCGTCAAGTGGTTTAACGACGAAAAGGGTTTTGGTTTTATCACGCCAGAAAGCGGGCCGGATCTGTTCGTCCATTTCCGCGCTATTCAGGGCAACGGCTTCAAGAGCCTGAAAGAAGGCCAGAAAGTAACCTTTATCTCCGTGCAGGGCCAAAAAGGTCTGCAGGCGGATGAAGTTCAAGCCGAAGGGTAA
- the lptG gene encoding LPS export ABC transporter permease LptG, which translates to MVKIDRYIGKSVLVAILGVLGVILGLASLFAFIDEMGDISDTYTLMDASSFVLLTAPRRVYEMLPMSALIGCLVGLGSLASSSELTIMRAAGVSVGRIVWAVMKPMLLLMVAGVLVGEYVAPVSEDMAQSNRSLAQGGGDAQSSKYGVWHREGEEFIHINAVQPNGVLYGVTRYRFDDQRHMQIASFSKHAKFEKDHWQLQDVTTTVFHGDSTEIVTSPSERWGVTLSPQLLSTLVLPPDSLSISGLWSYSHYLAEQGLNNGRYWLAFWTKVLQPLVTMALVLMAISFIFGPLRSVTLGQRVFTGVLVGFTFRIAQDLLGPSSLVFGFSPLFAVLVPSGICAIAGLWLLRRAG; encoded by the coding sequence GTGGTTAAAATTGACCGTTATATCGGCAAAAGCGTTTTAGTCGCGATCCTGGGTGTACTGGGTGTCATTTTGGGCCTGGCCTCGCTGTTCGCTTTCATTGATGAAATGGGCGACATCAGCGACACCTACACTCTGATGGACGCCAGCTCGTTCGTGTTGCTGACGGCACCTCGACGGGTCTATGAGATGTTGCCGATGTCGGCGTTGATTGGCTGTCTGGTGGGGCTCGGCAGTCTGGCCAGCAGCAGCGAACTGACCATCATGCGAGCGGCTGGCGTGTCGGTTGGGCGCATTGTCTGGGCGGTCATGAAGCCGATGCTGTTGCTCATGGTGGCTGGCGTACTGGTTGGCGAATATGTTGCCCCGGTCAGCGAAGACATGGCTCAGTCCAACCGCTCCTTGGCGCAAGGTGGCGGCGACGCACAAAGCAGCAAATACGGCGTATGGCACCGCGAGGGCGAGGAGTTTATTCACATCAACGCCGTGCAACCTAACGGTGTGCTGTATGGCGTGACCCGTTACCGCTTCGACGATCAGCGTCATATGCAGATCGCTAGTTTTTCCAAACACGCGAAGTTTGAGAAGGACCACTGGCAACTGCAAGACGTGACCACCACGGTATTCCATGGTGACAGCACTGAAATCGTAACCAGCCCGAGCGAGCGCTGGGGTGTGACATTAAGCCCACAGCTTTTGAGTACGCTGGTCTTGCCGCCGGACTCGCTGTCGATTTCCGGACTGTGGAGTTATTCGCACTATCTGGCGGAGCAGGGTTTGAACAACGGTCGTTACTGGCTAGCCTTCTGGACGAAGGTCTTGCAGCCGTTGGTGACCATGGCCTTGGTGTTGATGGCCATCTCGTTCATCTTCGGACCGTTGCGATCAGTGACCCTGGGCCAAAGGGTGTTTACCGGCGTGCTGGTGGGCTTTACCTTCCGCATCGCCCAAGACCTGCTGGGGCCGTCGAGTCTGGTGTTCGGCTTCTCACCACTGTTCGCGGTGCTGGTGCCGTCCGGGATTTGCGCTATTGCCGGGCTCTGGTTGTTGCGTCGGGCGGGGTAA
- the lptF gene encoding LPS export ABC transporter permease LptF — protein MIVFRYLSREVLVTMSAVSAVLLVIIMSGRFIKYLAQAASGALDPGVLFMIMGFRLPGFMQLILPLGLFLGILLSYGRLYLESEMTVLAATGMSQQRLLWMTMAPAAVVALVVTWLSLGLAPQGAAQVAMIVNQQDAMTEFDTLEPGRFQALRDGSRITYTKTLSEDRAQLGGVFISEKRLSSDGKKDQGISVLVAEKGRQEVKPDGTRYLILENGYRYDGNPGEANYRAIKYDTYGAVLPKPEISEEVTDREAIPTRDLIGNDTLRAKAELQWRLSLPLLVFIVTLIAVPLSKANPRQGRFLKLLPAILLYMAYLTILIAARGALERGKIPIVFGLWWVHALFLSIGILLLYWESLRLGMASRRDAKEVTRG, from the coding sequence TTGATCGTCTTTCGTTATCTGTCCCGAGAAGTGCTGGTGACCATGAGCGCCGTCAGCGCTGTGTTGCTGGTGATCATCATGAGCGGACGTTTCATCAAGTACCTGGCTCAAGCCGCATCAGGTGCGCTCGATCCCGGCGTGCTGTTCATGATCATGGGCTTTCGCCTGCCAGGTTTCATGCAACTGATTTTGCCGTTGGGGCTGTTCCTGGGCATTCTTCTGTCTTACGGTCGCCTTTACCTCGAAAGCGAAATGACCGTACTGGCGGCGACCGGCATGAGTCAGCAACGCTTATTGTGGATGACCATGGCCCCGGCGGCCGTTGTGGCCCTGGTGGTCACTTGGCTGAGCTTGGGGTTGGCACCGCAAGGCGCCGCGCAGGTCGCAATGATCGTCAACCAACAAGACGCAATGACCGAGTTCGACACTCTGGAGCCGGGGCGTTTCCAGGCGCTGCGTGACGGTTCGCGGATTACCTATACCAAAACCCTGTCCGAAGACCGCGCCCAGCTCGGCGGTGTGTTTATTTCTGAAAAGCGCTTGTCTAGCGACGGCAAAAAGGACCAGGGTATTTCCGTACTGGTTGCCGAAAAGGGGCGCCAAGAGGTCAAGCCTGACGGCACCCGTTACCTTATTCTGGAAAATGGTTACCGCTACGACGGTAATCCCGGCGAGGCGAACTACCGCGCCATCAAGTACGACACCTATGGCGCTGTATTGCCTAAGCCGGAAATCAGTGAAGAAGTCACCGACCGCGAAGCCATCCCTACGCGCGACTTGATCGGTAACGACACCTTGCGCGCCAAGGCAGAACTGCAATGGCGTTTGTCGCTGCCGTTGCTGGTCTTCATCGTTACCTTGATCGCCGTGCCGCTTTCCAAGGCCAACCCGCGACAAGGGCGTTTCCTCAAACTGCTTCCGGCGATTCTTCTTTATATGGCGTATCTCACCATCCTGATTGCTGCGCGCGGAGCGCTTGAGCGCGGCAAGATTCCAATAGTCTTTGGTTTGTGGTGGGTACATGCGCTGTTTCTGTCCATCGGCATCCTGTTGCTGTACTGGGAATCTCTGCGGTTGGGCATGGCGAGTCGCCGCGACGCGAAGGAGGTGACCCGTGGTTAA
- a CDS encoding DNA polymerase III subunit chi: MTQVDFYILPSADPSARLDFACKLSEKAWRLGHRVYLHCSDAAQREDLDARLWRFKGESFVPHGNAEDDQEAPIVLGLGDDPGQHQDLLVNLDLRIPEFFKRFARVAEVVVEDPAIRLAARESFRFYREQGYPLQDHRLQRL; encoded by the coding sequence ATGACTCAAGTCGATTTTTACATCCTACCCAGCGCCGATCCTTCGGCACGCCTGGATTTCGCCTGCAAACTCAGCGAAAAAGCCTGGCGCCTCGGTCATCGGGTCTATTTGCATTGCAGCGATGCCGCTCAGCGGGAGGACCTCGACGCACGGCTGTGGCGCTTCAAAGGCGAAAGCTTCGTACCGCACGGCAACGCCGAGGACGATCAGGAGGCTCCGATCGTACTGGGACTGGGCGATGACCCAGGGCAACATCAGGATTTGCTGGTCAATCTGGACCTGCGTATCCCCGAATTCTTCAAGCGCTTCGCCCGTGTGGCGGAAGTAGTAGTAGAAGATCCCGCAATTCGTCTGGCCGCACGAGAGAGTTTTCGCTTCTATCGTGAACAGGGCTATCCTCTGCAAGATCACCGGTTACAGCGTCTCTGA
- a CDS encoding L-serine ammonia-lyase, with protein MSLSVFDLFKIGIGPSSSHTVGPMRAAARFAEGLRRDDVLTSTASIKVELYGSLGATGKGHGSDKAVLLGLEGEHPDTVNTETVAERLQQIRGSERLNLLGEHSIAFNEKLHLAMIRKPLAFHPNGMIFRAFDAAGLQIRSREYYSVGGGFVVDEDAAGADRIVEDSTPLTFPFKSAKALLSHCTTHGLSISEVMLLNESAWRPEAETRSGLLKIWQVMQDCVTAGCRNEGILPGGLKVKRRAAALHRQLCQHPEAALRDALSVLDWVNLYALAVNEENANGGRVVTAPTNGAAGIIPAVLHYYMRFITGANEDGVVRFLLTAAAIGILYKENASISGAEVGCQGEVGVACSMAAGALCEVLGGNVQQVENAAEIGMEHNLGLTCDPIGGLVQVPCIERNAMGSVKAINAVRMALRGDGQHFVSLDKVIRTMRQTGADMKSKYKETARGGLAVNIIEC; from the coding sequence ATGTCACTGAGCGTGTTTGACCTGTTCAAGATCGGCATCGGACCCTCCAGCTCGCACACTGTTGGCCCAATGCGCGCGGCTGCTCGGTTTGCCGAAGGTCTGCGTCGCGACGACGTGTTAACCAGCACGGCCAGCATCAAGGTCGAGCTGTATGGTTCGCTGGGCGCTACCGGCAAGGGCCATGGCAGTGATAAAGCGGTATTGCTGGGCCTGGAAGGCGAGCACCCGGACACGGTCAATACCGAAACCGTCGCCGAGCGACTGCAACAGATCCGTGGCAGTGAACGCTTGAATCTGCTGGGTGAACACAGTATTGCGTTCAATGAAAAACTACACCTGGCGATGATCCGCAAACCCTTGGCGTTCCATCCCAACGGCATGATTTTCCGTGCCTTCGATGCCGCTGGATTGCAGATCCGTAGTCGCGAATATTATTCAGTCGGCGGCGGTTTTGTCGTCGATGAAGACGCCGCCGGCGCAGACCGCATTGTCGAAGACAGCACGCCGCTGACCTTCCCCTTCAAAAGCGCCAAAGCGTTACTCAGCCATTGCACCACCCATGGGTTGTCCATTAGCGAAGTAATGCTACTCAATGAATCCGCTTGGCGCCCGGAAGCAGAAACCCGCAGCGGTCTGCTGAAGATTTGGCAAGTCATGCAGGACTGCGTCACCGCAGGCTGCCGTAACGAAGGCATTTTACCGGGCGGCTTGAAGGTCAAGCGCCGCGCTGCCGCCCTGCACCGCCAGCTGTGCCAGCACCCTGAAGCCGCGCTACGCGATGCGCTGTCAGTGTTGGACTGGGTGAACCTGTACGCGTTGGCGGTCAACGAAGAAAACGCCAATGGCGGCCGCGTCGTCACTGCGCCCACCAACGGCGCGGCAGGGATTATTCCAGCGGTGCTGCATTACTACATGCGTTTTATTACTGGGGCCAACGAAGACGGCGTCGTGCGTTTTCTGCTCACGGCAGCCGCCATCGGTATTCTCTACAAGGAGAACGCATCGATCTCTGGGGCTGAAGTGGGGTGTCAAGGCGAAGTCGGCGTAGCCTGTTCCATGGCGGCTGGCGCGTTGTGCGAAGTCTTGGGCGGTAACGTTCAACAAGTGGAAAACGCTGCCGAAATCGGCATGGAACATAACCTCGGCCTGACCTGCGACCCGATTGGCGGACTGGTGCAAGTGCCGTGCATCGAGCGCAACGCCATGGGTTCGGTCAAGGCCATCAATGCCGTGCGCATGGCGCTGCGTGGCGACGGTCAGCACTTTGTGTCCCTCGACAAAGTGATCCGCACCATGCGCCAGACCGGCGCTGACATGAAGAGCAAATACAAGGAAACAGCCCGAGGCGGGCTGGCCGTGAACATTATCGAGTGCTGA
- the gcvT gene encoding glycine cleavage system aminomethyltransferase GcvT codes for MSTEHLLTTPLHALHRELGAKMVPFAGYDMPVQYPAGVLKEHLHTRAQAGLFDVSHMGQIRLTGANAAKALETLVPVDIIDLPVGMQRYAMFTNENGGILDDLMVANIGNDQLILVVNAACKDDDLAHIQKHLAGQCDIEPLFEARALLALQGPAAVTVLARLAPEVAKMTFMQFAKVTLLGADCYVSRSGYTGEDGYEISVPADHAEALARRLLDEPEVAPIGLGARDSLRLEAGLCLYGHDMNTETTPIEASLLWAISKVRRVDGARVGGFPGAQQIFAQQQAGVARKRVGLLPQERTPVREGAEIVDADDKIIGSVTSGGFGPSLGGPLVMAYLDSAHVALDSEVWAIVRGKKIPMKVSKMPFVAQRYFRG; via the coding sequence ATGTCCACCGAACACTTGTTAACCACACCGCTTCACGCCCTGCACCGCGAACTCGGCGCAAAAATGGTCCCGTTCGCCGGTTATGACATGCCGGTGCAATACCCCGCGGGTGTGCTTAAAGAACATTTGCACACCCGCGCCCAGGCCGGTTTGTTTGACGTGTCGCACATGGGCCAGATTCGCTTGACCGGCGCCAACGCCGCCAAAGCCCTGGAAACGCTGGTGCCGGTCGACATTATCGACCTGCCAGTGGGCATGCAACGCTACGCCATGTTCACCAACGAAAACGGCGGCATCCTGGACGACCTGATGGTCGCCAATATCGGTAACGACCAGTTGATTCTGGTGGTCAACGCCGCCTGCAAAGACGATGACCTAGCGCATATCCAGAAACATTTGGCAGGTCAGTGCGACATCGAGCCGTTGTTCGAAGCGCGCGCCCTCCTCGCCCTGCAAGGCCCGGCCGCTGTAACAGTGCTTGCACGTCTGGCGCCTGAAGTGGCGAAAATGACCTTCATGCAGTTCGCTAAAGTGACACTGCTGGGTGCTGATTGCTACGTCAGCCGCTCGGGTTACACCGGCGAAGACGGCTACGAAATCTCGGTTCCGGCGGACCACGCTGAAGCCTTGGCCCGACGCCTGCTGGACGAGCCTGAAGTTGCACCGATTGGCCTCGGCGCACGTGACTCGCTGCGCCTGGAAGCCGGTCTTTGCCTGTACGGCCACGACATGAACACCGAGACCACACCTATCGAAGCGAGCCTGTTGTGGGCCATCTCCAAGGTACGACGTGTCGACGGCGCGCGTGTCGGTGGCTTCCCTGGCGCACAACAGATCTTCGCTCAGCAGCAGGCTGGCGTCGCTCGCAAACGTGTCGGCCTCCTGCCACAAGAACGCACCCCCGTGCGCGAAGGCGCAGAGATCGTCGACGCTGATGACAAAATTATCGGCAGTGTCACCAGTGGCGGCTTCGGTCCAAGCCTTGGCGGTCCGTTGGTCATGGCGTACCTCGACAGCGCCCACGTCGCATTGGACAGCGAAGTCTGGGCTATCGTGCGCGGCAAAAAAATTCCAATGAAGGTCAGCAAAATGCCATTCGTGGCACAGCGTTACTTCCGCGGTTAA
- a CDS encoding DNA polymerase III subunit chi, translated as MDTPKPLKDSAHLLDDLESIRQLLGDDSLQPPLLTDSVKSDVQIPLLFDVVGAQTATTAKVQAAESPFFDAEPVAQVANIEDDEADIPTLIPEPTVEPAAPNPDLLLHLDNELRAAAQLIMQDVIDDFAPHIETEIKRRLDARMERLLSQYPS; from the coding sequence ATGGATACTCCAAAACCCCTGAAAGACTCCGCGCATTTGCTGGATGACCTCGAGTCGATCCGCCAACTGCTCGGTGATGATTCATTGCAACCGCCCTTGCTGACCGACAGCGTTAAGAGCGACGTGCAAATCCCGTTGTTGTTCGATGTGGTCGGCGCTCAAACAGCGACAACGGCCAAAGTCCAAGCGGCCGAAAGCCCTTTTTTCGACGCCGAACCTGTTGCGCAGGTTGCCAATATTGAAGACGACGAAGCCGACATACCGACCTTAATACCGGAGCCGACCGTCGAGCCAGCCGCGCCGAACCCGGATCTACTGCTGCACTTGGACAACGAACTGCGCGCCGCCGCGCAATTGATCATGCAAGACGTGATTGACGACTTCGCCCCCCACATAGAAACCGAAATCAAACGCCGGCTTGATGCCAGGATGGAGCGGCTATTAAGCCAATACCCGTCTTGA
- a CDS encoding leucyl aminopeptidase, with protein sequence MEFVVKSASPETLKTATLVLAVAEGRVLSDAGKSLDTLTGGAIAAVLKRGDLAGKVGQSLLLHNLPHLKAERVLLVGVGKAGELSDRHFRKVVSSTLSVLKGLGGSDAVLVLDGLVVKNRDTYGKARLLVETLADGEYVFDRFKSQKAEPRALKKITLLTSKTTQADTERAAIHAAAIATGMAFTRDLGNLPPNICHPSYLAEEAKSLGKEHKNLKVEIHDEKKLKDLGMGAFLAVSIGSAQPPRLIVMNYQGGKKTDKPFVLVGKGITFDTGGISIKPAAGMDEMKFDMCGAASVFGTLRAVLELQLPINLVCLLACAENMPSGSATRPGDIVSTMSGQTVEILNTDAEGRLVLCDTLTYAERFKPQAVIDIATLTGACVVALGGHTSGLMGNNDELIGQLLDAGKQADDRAWQLPLFDEYQEQLDSPFADIANIGGPKGGTITAGCFLSRFAKAYNWAHLDIAGTAWLSGKDKGATGRPVPLLTQYLLDRAGV encoded by the coding sequence ATGGAATTTGTTGTTAAAAGTGCTAGCCCAGAAACCTTGAAAACCGCCACGCTGGTTCTCGCCGTCGCCGAAGGTCGCGTGCTTAGCGACGCGGGTAAAAGCCTCGACACCCTGACCGGTGGGGCGATCGCCGCTGTCCTGAAACGTGGCGATCTGGCGGGCAAAGTCGGGCAGAGCCTGTTGCTGCACAACCTGCCTCACCTCAAAGCTGAGCGCGTGCTGTTGGTGGGCGTGGGCAAAGCCGGCGAGTTGTCTGACCGTCACTTTCGCAAAGTCGTCAGCAGCACATTGTCCGTATTGAAAGGCCTGGGTGGCAGCGATGCCGTGTTAGTTCTTGATGGGCTGGTTGTGAAAAATCGCGACACTTACGGTAAAGCACGTTTGCTGGTGGAAACCCTGGCGGATGGCGAATACGTGTTCGATCGTTTCAAGAGCCAAAAAGCCGAACCGCGCGCGCTGAAAAAAATCACCCTGCTGACCAGCAAAACCACTCAGGCGGATACTGAGCGCGCAGCCATCCATGCCGCTGCCATCGCAACGGGCATGGCGTTCACCCGCGACTTGGGCAACCTGCCGCCAAACATCTGCCACCCGAGCTACTTGGCTGAAGAAGCTAAAAGCCTGGGCAAAGAGCACAAAAACCTCAAGGTCGAGATTCACGACGAGAAGAAGCTCAAAGACTTGGGCATGGGCGCGTTCCTCGCCGTTTCCATTGGCAGCGCCCAGCCTCCGCGCTTGATCGTCATGAATTACCAGGGCGGCAAGAAAACCGACAAGCCATTCGTGTTGGTAGGCAAGGGCATTACCTTTGATACCGGCGGCATCAGCATCAAGCCTGCCGCTGGCATGGACGAGATGAAGTTCGACATGTGCGGTGCCGCCAGTGTGTTCGGCACACTGCGCGCTGTGCTTGAACTGCAACTGCCGATCAACCTGGTGTGCCTGCTGGCCTGTGCCGAAAACATGCCGAGCGGCAGCGCCACTCGCCCTGGCGATATCGTCAGCACCATGAGCGGCCAGACCGTCGAGATTCTCAACACTGACGCCGAAGGCCGTCTGGTGCTGTGTGACACCCTGACCTACGCCGAACGCTTCAAGCCCCAGGCAGTCATCGACATCGCAACCCTGACCGGCGCCTGCGTCGTTGCCTTGGGCGGCCATACGTCCGGACTGATGGGTAACAACGACGAACTGATCGGGCAATTGCTCGACGCCGGCAAACAAGCCGACGACCGTGCCTGGCAATTGCCGTTGTTCGATGAATACCAAGAACAACTGGACAGCCCGTTTGCTGACATCGCCAACATTGGCGGCCCCAAAGGCGGCACCATTACCGCCGGTTGCTTCCTGTCACGCTTCGCCAAAGCCTACAACTGGGCGCACCTGGACATCGCCGGCACTGCATGGTTGAGCGGCAAGGACAAAGGCGCCACTGGCCGTCCGGTTCCATTGTTGACTCAATACCTGCTCGACCGCGCTGGCGTGTAA